The Vicia villosa cultivar HV-30 ecotype Madison, WI linkage group LG1, Vvil1.0, whole genome shotgun sequence genome includes a region encoding these proteins:
- the LOC131594372 gene encoding RING-H2 finger protein ATL79-like translates to MLIPLSIVDDVAVLDLGQELPRTQNNMLPVFVLFDSRAMSHYHHPTTSTTTPSSSSHNHNNVPTRLMYHNRNNVSSRPTVSVVDETLLYDSSMANNIPRRSRSFNHPHHHHNNGTRASSTVIGAAAVVMGVQEHVTTSTGDAESICSICLVDLSNASSTPIGLRCSHVFHTHCIQKWINIRKTCPLCRANV, encoded by the coding sequence ATGTTGATACCGCTTtcaattgttgatgatgttgctgTCTTGGATTTAGGTCAAGAACTTCCTCGTACCCAGAACAACATGTTACCTGTGTTTGTTCTCTTTGATTCTCGTGCCATGTCTCACTACCACCatccaacaacatcaacaacaacacctTCTTCTTCGTCTCACAACCACAACAATGTTCCAACAAGATTGATGTATCACAACCGCAACAACGTTTCATCAAGACCAACCGTCTCTGTGGTTGATGAAACTCTTCTCTATGATTCTTCTATGGCCAACAACATTCCAAGAAGATCAAGGTCATTTAATCATCCCCACCACCACCACAACAATGGTACTAGAGCTTCTTCCACTGTCATCGGTGCTGCTGCTGTGGTGATGGGTGTTCAAGAACATGTTACAACATCAACAGGAGATGCAGAATCCATCTGTTCCATTTGTCTTGTTGACTTGTCTAATGCTTCTTCCACGCCGATTGGGTTGCGCTGCTCTCATGTTTTTCATACTCACTGCATTCAAAAATGGATTAACATTCGAAAAACCTGTCCTCTCTGTCGCGCCAATGTTTAA